The genomic interval GCCTTCCGGGGAATCAAACAAAGCGTTACAGCAGATGCACGTTCCGGCTGCATCGTCATAGCGCCTGAACGGGGACTCCATGCCCTTATGCTGATACAGGATATCCAGTTTGGTATCTTGAACGTCCCTGTTTCTATACGCAATTCTCAGAACCTTTTACGAAAATGCCGCCCACAGCTTCGGGAATATGCATGACGATATCCATGATGCTTGACGCCGGCGTGGGCTTGGCAAGATGACCGGCCATACGGTTTATTTTGCAGGCCGCAACAGCCGCGTCAGGTATTGTATAACCGGCGGCTATCAGTGCGCTGACGATCCCCGTCAAGGAATCCCCTGTACCGCCGATGGCCTCCATGGCATCCTCGGAGGGTTCACTGACCGTTTCGATAATCTTTCCATTCTGAACGATATAATCGTTTTCACCCTTAACCAGGAGATTTTTTGCTGCATTCTTATGCGAATACGCCCGGGCAATAAGATCCGCTGCGCGGTTTTCTTCGTGAAGAATGAAGCCCCGCGTGTAAAAGGGGTGTGGCGCCGACTCATCGGCAAGAAAAGCCAATTCACCGACATCCGGCGTAAACAGGTCATAACTTTCAGCATGACCGCTCATCTTGGCGGCATACATGAAGCCCGCATCTGCAATCAAGACGGGTTTGTCTTTCAGCGCCTCTATTTTATGAAGAAGTTTATCATGCCAGTGGGTGATTGGCTGGAGGTAGTGCAACGTCAACGTGTCGATATCAAATTCGTTGAAATGATCCGTCAGATATTTTAACAGATGACGGCTTCCCGTGCCGCGACCGACATCACCTACCAGGAAACCATAAGGGGCCGGTTTCCCCATCGTGTCCAAGGTGACAACGGAAGCGGCCATGAGGGCGGACGTTCCGCGGTTTACGGATACGGCTCGCCCGTCCAGCAGGATACGATCATGATGTAGTGTCAAGGGACCGTGAATAATCGGTGTATCGTGATCCGGAACAGTCCCGACTATAGCAAGCACCGTCGCTCCATTTCCTCGTAGGCAAGTTGCAGGGCGTAAGCGCAGAGGGTATGACCGACATCTCTCGGGTAGGGTGGGCTTCCCAATCGCTTGCCCGTCATTTCCTGAGCCAGATAAGGCACATCAGGACACCCGCCGCCGGATACATTGACAATATTAAGATTATCCTTGCTGACGGTGATCTTCATGTTGGCTGCCCGGACCATCAAATAATCACCAAAATCCTTTACGGCGTAGAGGTCGACCGGTTTTAACAAAGGTGAGGTCACCGGCACGGTTTCTCTGGGGACGATATCAGCCTGAGCAAGGGTCCTCAAGATGTTCATCTGCTCCATGATCGGAAATTCAATGACAAGGTCACAGCCGGTTCTCACCTCGGGGGGCGGCCCCATGACACGGATGTCCCAACCCGCCCTCTTGAGAATCTTTTCCGCTTGAATCACTTCACTGGTCGTATCGAAGACCAGAATGCCGAAGTCGACGTCATTGCGATCCAGTTCCCGGGCATTTTTTGTTTTGAATAACTTAAACAAGGACATGGCGATTATTTCTCCAAAATCAACGTGTAACCCGCCCCGTCATTCTGAACATCCTTGACGCTCCACCCCTTGTTCTTTGCCAAGCGTGAAACGTTTTCCATCGATGTATCCGTATCGACCAATACTTCGATTACCCCCTTC from Deltaproteobacteria bacterium carries:
- a CDS encoding DUF3343 domain-containing protein, producing the protein MSLFKLFKTKNARELDRNDVDFGILVFDTTSEVIQAEKILKRAGWDIRVMGPPPEVRTGCDLVIEFPIMEQMNILRTLAQADIVPRETVPVTSPLLKPVDLYAVKDFGDYLMVRAANMKITVSKDNLNIVNVSGGGCPDVPYLAQEMTGKRLGSPPYPRDVGHTLCAYALQLAYEEMERRCLL
- a CDS encoding preprotein translocase subunit TatB, which codes for MSALVDARGLSCPQPVIMTLNQIETMEKGVIEVLVDTDTSMENVSRLAKNKGWSVKDVQNDGAGYTLILEK
- a CDS encoding sugar kinase, which translates into the protein MLAIVGTVPDHDTPIIHGPLTLHHDRILLDGRAVSVNRGTSALMAASVVTLDTMGKPAPYGFLVGDVGRGTGSRHLLKYLTDHFNEFDIDTLTLHYLQPITHWHDKLLHKIEALKDKPVLIADAGFMYAAKMSGHAESYDLFTPDVGELAFLADESAPHPFYTRGFILHEENRAADLIARAYSHKNAAKNLLVKGENDYIVQNGKIIETVSEPSEDAMEAIGGTGDSLTGIVSALIAAGYTIPDAAVAACKINRMAGHLAKPTPASSIMDIVMHIPEAVGGIFVKGSENCV